Proteins found in one Zea mays cultivar B73 chromosome 1, Zm-B73-REFERENCE-NAM-5.0, whole genome shotgun sequence genomic segment:
- the LOC100193050 gene encoding Homeobox protein knotted-1-like 4 isoform 2 (isoform 2 is encoded by transcript variant 2), giving the protein MHSSIPQTIKYPQIARWLARMEKQLPALTGGSKAATTTPFYLALDHRAAATSSSPPAEAPTLPPSAAAVSDPSRQSNSDRGSEIIKAKIMSHPLYPALLRAFIDCRKVGAPLEIVGRLSALADDVETNSDGRQEEQPADPELDQFMEIYCHMLVRYRQELTRPIQEADEFFKSMEAQIDSFSLDDNGYEEGGGSSDEDEQETVDLGGLPVPETGSPSGEGKELKNHLLNKYSGYLSSLWRELSRKKKKGKLPRDARQKLLHWWQLHYRWPYPSELEKAALAESTGLDAKQINNWFINQRKRHWKPAPPTMALGTPDYRMGQHGGGASSSSASAGLRVQGQYFTGGSSYPRGP; this is encoded by the exons ATGCACTCCTCCATTCCTCAGACAATCAAATATCCCCAGATAGCTAGGTGGTTGGCACGCATGGAGAAGCAGCTGCCTGCTCTTACCGGTGGCTCAAAGGCGGCCACCACGACGCCCTTCTACCTCGCCTTAGATCACAGAGCCGCCGCCACGTCGTCTTCACCGCCGGCGGAGGCGCCAACACTGCCGCCGTCTGCTGCGGCTGTCTCAGATCCTTCTAGACAGTCCAACAGCGATAGGGGATCCGAGATAATCAAAGCCAAGATCATGTCTCACCCTCTCTATCCGGCTCTCTTGAGAGCCTTCATAGATTGCCGGAAG GTTGGAGCGCCGCTCGAGATTGTCGGTCGGCTTTCTGCCCTCGCTGATGACGTCGAAACGAATTCAGACGGCAGACAAGAAGAACAACCAGCAGACCCAGAGCTCGATCAGTTCATG GAGATCTACTGTCACATGTTGGTAAGGTACAGACAGGAGCTCACAAGGCCAATCCAGGAAGCGGACGAATTCTTCAAAAGCATGGAGGCCCAGATCGACTCATTTTCATTAG ATGACAATGGCTATGAAGAAGGAGGCGGTTCCTCCgacgaagatgagcaagaaaccgTCGACTTGGGCGGCCTTCCGGTCCCTGAGACCGGCAGCCCGTCCGGAGAGGGCAAGGAGCTGAAGAACCACCTCCTGAACAAGTACAGCGGCTACCTGAGCAGCCTCTGGAGGGAGCTctcgaggaagaagaagaaaggcaagCTGCCGAGGGACGCCCGCCAGAAGCTCCTCCACTGGTGGCAGCTGCACTACAGATGGCCCTATCCCTCG GAGCTGGAGAAGGCGGCGCTGGCGGAGTCGACGGGGCTCGACGCGAAGCAGATCAACAACTGGTTCATCAACCAGCGGAAGCGCCACTGGAAGCCGGCGCCGCCGACGATGGCGCTAGGCACACCAGATTACAGGATGGGCCAGCACGGCGGCGGTGCTTCTAGCAGCTCGGCCTCCGCTGGTCTCCGCGTGCAGGGGCAGTACTTCACCGGCGGAAGCTCGTATCCCCGTGGCCCGTGA
- the LOC100193050 gene encoding Homeobox protein knotted-1-like 4 isoform 1 (isoform 1 is encoded by transcript variant 1) codes for MEIYCHMLVRYRQELTRPIQEADEFFKSMEAQIDSFSLDDNGYEEGGGSSDEDEQETVDLGGLPVPETGSPSGEGKELKNHLLNKYSGYLSSLWRELSRKKKKGKLPRDARQKLLHWWQLHYRWPYPSELEKAALAESTGLDAKQINNWFINQRKRHWKPAPPTMALGTPDYRMGQHGGGASSSSASAGLRVQGQYFTGGSSYPRGP; via the exons ATG GAGATCTACTGTCACATGTTGGTAAGGTACAGACAGGAGCTCACAAGGCCAATCCAGGAAGCGGACGAATTCTTCAAAAGCATGGAGGCCCAGATCGACTCATTTTCATTAG ATGACAATGGCTATGAAGAAGGAGGCGGTTCCTCCgacgaagatgagcaagaaaccgTCGACTTGGGCGGCCTTCCGGTCCCTGAGACCGGCAGCCCGTCCGGAGAGGGCAAGGAGCTGAAGAACCACCTCCTGAACAAGTACAGCGGCTACCTGAGCAGCCTCTGGAGGGAGCTctcgaggaagaagaagaaaggcaagCTGCCGAGGGACGCCCGCCAGAAGCTCCTCCACTGGTGGCAGCTGCACTACAGATGGCCCTATCCCTCG GAGCTGGAGAAGGCGGCGCTGGCGGAGTCGACGGGGCTCGACGCGAAGCAGATCAACAACTGGTTCATCAACCAGCGGAAGCGCCACTGGAAGCCGGCGCCGCCGACGATGGCGCTAGGCACACCAGATTACAGGATGGGCCAGCACGGCGGCGGTGCTTCTAGCAGCTCGGCCTCCGCTGGTCTCCGCGTGCAGGGGCAGTACTTCACCGGCGGAAGCTCGTATCCCCGTGGCCCGTGA